The Pelodiscus sinensis isolate JC-2024 chromosome 5, ASM4963464v1, whole genome shotgun sequence genome includes a region encoding these proteins:
- the TDO2 gene encoding tryptophan 2,3-dioxygenase → MSGCPFWGNKYQFNFNKLSLEDEEGEDKSQEGLNKASKGGLVYSDYLHLDKILNAQELQSEKRGNKIHDEHLFIVTHQAYELWFKQILWELDSVRVIFQNGSVRDERNMLKVVARIHRISMILKLLVEQFSVLETMTALDFFDFRDYLSKASGFQSLQFRLIENKIGVPQSLRIPYSRRHYRDSFKGHENEILFKSEQEPTLLQLVEAWLERTPGLEPEGFNFWGKFEVNVLKGLEEEVAMVQTKQASEEKEDLLAELKKQKEVFISLFDEKRHEHLLSKGERRLSYKALQGALMIYFYREEPRFQVPFQLLTSLMDIDALMTKWRYNHVCMAHRMIGSKVGTGGSSGYQYLRATVSDRYKVFVDLFNLSTFLVARHWIPKMNPTIHKFLYTAEYCDSSYFSSDDSD, encoded by the exons ATGAGTGGGTGCCCATTTTGGGGGAACAAATACCA atttaattttaataaaCTCTCATTGGAGGATGAGGAAGGAGAAGACAAGTCACAAGAAGGACTGAATAAAGCCAGCAAAGGTGGACTTGTCTATAGTGATTATCTACAT CTGGACAAAATATTGAATGCTCAAGAACTGCAGAGTGAAAAAAGAGGAAACAAGATCCATGATGAGCATCTTTTCATTGTGACCCATCAAG CTTATGAACTTTGGTTTAAGCAGATTCTGTGGGAACTGGACTCAGTTCGAGTGATCTTTCAGAATGGCAGT GTGAGAGATGAGAGAAACATGCTGAAGGTTGTTGCTCGAATCCACAGAATTTCAATGATCCTTAAATTACTTGTGGAGCAATTTTCAGTTCTAGAAACTATGACTGCTTTGGACTTCTTTGATTTCAg AGATTACTTGAGCAAAGCATCTGGTTTTCAGAGCCTTCAGTTTCGACTAATAGAGAATAAGATTGGTGTCCCACAGAGTCTGAGAATCCCTTATAGCAGAAGGCATTACCGTGATAGCTTCAAGGGACATGAGAATGAAATACTATTTAAATCAGAGCAAGAACCAACACTTCTGCAATTAGTGGAG gcatGGCTGGAAAGAACACCAGGATTAGAACCGGAAGGGTTTAATTTCTGGGGAAAATTTGAAGTGAATGTGTTAAAAGGTCTAGAAGAGGAAGTGGCAATGGTTCAG ACCAAGCAAGCATCAGAGGAAAAAGAGGACCTACTGgctgaacttaaaaaacaaaaagaggtttttatttcattatttgaTGAAAAGCGCCATGAACATCTTCTGAGTAAAG GAGAAAGAAGACTCTCTTATAAAGCATTGCAAGGAGCTTTAATGATCTACTTCTACAG AGAGGAGCCTCGCTTTCAGGTTCCCTTCCAGCTTCTTACTTCTCTCATGGATATCGATGCACTCATGACCAAATGGAGAT ATAATCATGTCTGCATGGCACACAGAATGATTGGCAGCAAGGTGGGCACTGGAGGATCATCAGGCTATCAGTATTTGCGCGCCACAGTGAG tgaCAGGTACAAGGTGTTTGTAGATTTGTTCAACCTTTCAACATTTTTGGTGGCAAGACACTGGATACCAAAGATGAACCCAACTATTCATAAATTTCTTTACACAGCAGAATATTGTGACAGCTCCTATTTTAGCAGTGATGATTCAGATTAA